CCGGGAGCCCGTCGCTGCCGAACCACAGCCACGGGGCTGGATCATTTTACCTCAAAAAAAAGCAAACGCACCGGACGACGCCGTCACGAGAGGAATTTCCAATCATATCAAGACGAAGTTTAACGCAAAAATACCAGGAAAGGCGCTCGTGACCATATTGTTTAAGGAAGCGCTGAGTAAAGAGCCTCCTGGAAACGCGTAGTTATTTTGTTTGGCAAGGCGCGATCTTTTTTTGAAGCAGGAGTGGACTCTTCTGTCCTCGACTGTTTCAAAAAAAGTGAAGCAACGACGCCAAACGAAATAAATCAGCGTTTCCCTAAAAGAAGAAAAACCACTGGTCCACAACGGCCACCATGGGCATGGCGAACAGCAGGCTGTCGGCCCTGTCCAGAACACCGCCGTGACCTGGCAGCAGGTGGCCGGAATCTTTCACGTTGACCGAGCGCTTGAGGGCGGATTCAAAAAGGTCGCCCACCTGGGCAAAGGCGTTTACCGCAATGCCCAGAAGCGCAAAGGAAAACCAGCCTGTCTTGCCGAAGATCTGTCCGTAGACGGCGCAGAAGATGACGCAGGCCACAAGGCTGCCCACCGCGCCCTCGGAGCTTTTCTTGGGGCTGACGCGGGGCCACAGCTTGTGGTGGCCAAAGCGCGTGCCGACAAAATAGGCCGCCGTGTCGGAAATGGCCACAGCGGCTATGACAAAGATGAGCTTGGTGGTGGAAAGATAGGTGGCAGGCAGGAGCAGCAGGGGCACATAGGCCAGGCCAGCCATGAATATGCCGCTGGAAACGAAGGCGTTTTCCTCTTCAAGCACGTCCCACCGAAAAAGAAAGCTCATGGCTGAAAGCACGAAACCCGCGCCAAGAAACACAAGGGCGTCTTGCGGGCGGTGCAGCCAGGTCAGGCACAGCATGCCCCAACCAAGGGCAATGGCGCAGACGCGGCTGGAGATGCGCCCGTTGGGGCCCCAGAAAAGCGAATAGAATTCCCACAGGCCCAGGGCGGAAACCAGCAGGATGAAGAACAGCAGGGGCCAGCCCCGCAGCCAGAGCACCAGCATCAGCACTGCGGCCAGAGCCACGCCGGTTATGATGCGTCGAAAGTCGATGGGATTGGTGGTGGGTTCAATGGGCATCAATTTGCTCCTGTGTTTTGCCAAAGCGGCGCGAGCGCGCGGCGTAGGCTTCCAATGCCAGGCGCAGTTGCGCGGCGTCAAAATCTGGCCAGGGTGTCGGAGTGAAGTACAGCTCACTGTAGGCGCACTGGTAAAGCAGGTAGTTGCTCAGGCGCTGCTCGCCGCTGGTGCGGATGAGCAGGTCCGGGTCAGGTTGCCCGGCCGTATAGAGGTGCTGCGCCAGGCTTTCTTCGGTGACGTCCTGAGGCTGCGCGCCCTCGCGCAGAAAAGACCGGACAGCACGGACCAGTTCGGCTCTGGAGCCGTAATTGAGAGCAAGATTCAGGGTCATGTGCGGCCCGGGAGCGGTGCGCTTTATGGCGTGGCGCAGGGCCGTGCGCTGTGCCAGCGGCAGGCCGTCCAGATCGCCCAGCACCTTGAGGGCAATGCCCTGCTCTTCAAGGCGGGGCAGTTCCTGGCGCAGAAAATCCAGCAGCAGGGCGAAGAGGGCGCTTATTTCCGTCTTGGGGCGGTTCCAGTTTTCACTGGAAAAAGTGTAGAGCGTCAGGTGGCGTATGCCAATTTTACGGCATTCGGTGACAACGGCGCGCACGGTTTCCGCGCCAGCCTTGTGCCCGGCCTCGCGCGGCAGGTTGCGGGCCTGCGCCCAGCGTCCGTTGCCATCCATAATAATGGCCAGGTGGGTGGGCAACAGTTCGGGCAAAAGCTCCGACGGCGGTCCGGCCTGCGGGGCGGGATCCGTGTCTGGCGTCCGGCTGGGAGGCTGGCCGGACGGGGGCGTGCTTTGTTGCGTCATACTTTCAGCCTGTAGGGAAAAATCCCTGGGGTATTGGCCCGTCCGGGTTCTGCGCCAGAACAGTCCGGCGGGACAGGCGAACCGCGCCGCAACCCGCCCCGTCCTCAGTGAACGCGGCGGGCCACGGCCCGTAGCGGGACTATCCGTTTTTCAAAGGCACATTGCCCTTGGGGAGCACTGATTAGAGCAATTTCACTAGCGATGCCGTCGCCATCCGTAAGGTTTCTTCGTCGCCTAACGGCTGCCGCTTGAAATTGCTCTGGCGGCTGCGTGAGCAGGCGCCCGCCGCGAAGGCGTAAGCGCAGTTTATCTGCGCGGTTAAACGCCGTAGTGAGCGTGCCTTAAACTTTGAGAATGTATATTCTCAAAGTTAATCTGCTCTAAAGAGCTTCCTGGAAACGCGCTGGTATTTCCTTTGGCAAGGCGCGATCTTTTTTTGCAACAGGAGTGGACTCTTTCGTCCTCGACTGTTTCAAAAAAAGTGAAGCAAAACCGCCAAACGGAATACATCAGCGTTTCCCTAGATTTCCATTATTTCCTTTTCTTTGGCAGCGCACTTTTTGTCCACATCAGCCACGTACTTGTCCGTGAGCTTCTGCACATCCTCGGTGGCGCGCTTCTGGTCGTCTTCGGTAATAACCTTGTCTTTTTCAAGCTTTTTCAGGCTGTCGTTGGCATCGCGGCGCACATTGCGCACCGCCACCTTGGCGTCCTCGCTGTACTTGCGCGCCACCTTGCTCAGGTCTTTGCGGCGCTCTTCGGTCAGAGGGGGCATGACAATGCGGACGACCTTGCCGTCGTTGACTGGCGTAAGGCCAAGGTCTGACTTGAGAATGGCCTTTTCAATGAGGGCTATGCCGCCCTTGTCCCAGGGCTGGATGGTCAGGGTGCGGCTGTCGGGCACGGCTACCGAGGCCATCTGGCTGATGGGCGTGGGGGTTCCATAATAGTCGGCCTTGATGCCGTCCACAAGGGCGGTGGTGGCGCGTCCCGTGCGCAGTTTGGCAAACTCGCGGTCAAGAGCGGCAAGGGCTTTTTCCATGCGGTCTTCGGCATCGAGAAGGATGCTGTCGATATCCATAAATATTCTCCTTGGGGCTGCGGCCTGCGGCCTGTTCCTGGGGGGATGGCGCTGCGCCTCCCTTAGTGAAAATCTGATGCGGGCTGACATGCACTGCCAGACCGCACGGCGCGAGCGTGACTGCCGCGCCGCAGATGCATCATGCGTTGCGTACTGTAGTACCCACAGACTCGCCCATGACGGCACGCCTGATGTCGCCGCCAAGCATGCGGCAGACGATGATGGGCACGTTGTTGTCGCGCACCAGGGCAAAGGCCGTGGCGTCCATCACGCCGAGGTGGCGGGACAATGTTTCATCATAGGTGATGGTTTCAAACTTTACGGCGTCGCTGAATTTGGTGGGGTCCTTGTCGTAGATGCCGTCCACCTTGGTGGCCTTGATGATGGCGTCGCACTTGAGTTCCATGCCGCGCAGCGCGGCCGTCGTGTCGGTGGTGAAGTAGGGGTTGCCCGTGCCTGCGGCGCAGATGACCACGCGGCCTTTTTCCATGTGGCGCAGGGCGCGGCGGCGGATGAAGGGCTCGCAGACTTCCTGCATGGTGATGGCGGAAAGCACGCGGGTGGGATAGCCCTGCTTTTCAAGCATGTCCTGTACGGCCAGGGCGTTGAGCACTGTGGCCAGCATGCCCATATAGTCGGCTGACGAGCGTTCCATACCCTTGGCGGAGCCTGAAAGCCCGCGAAAGATGTTGCCCCCGCCGATAACCAGGGCCATTTCCACGCCCATGGCAAGCACAGTGCCGATTTCGCGGCATATTTCGGCCACGGTTTCAGGGTCGATGCCCGTTTTGTTGGAGCCCGCAAGGGCCTCGCCGCTCAGTTTGAGCAAAATTCGCTTGTATGTCGGTGACATATGTCCGCCTTAGTCTGGATAACCGGCCTGTTTGCCGGGCGATTGTGCAAGGGATCGCCTATCACGCGGGCGTGAAAAAACGGGACCGGGCCTCCCCGGGCCCGTTCTCCCGCAACAGGGCAGTCATAACAGAAAACGTGGCTAGCTCAAAGCCTTTTTGCGCACCTGCGGCAGGCGGGAAAAGGGCCATTCTT
This DNA window, taken from Desulfovibrio sp. 86, encodes the following:
- the frr gene encoding ribosome recycling factor: MDIDSILLDAEDRMEKALAALDREFAKLRTGRATTALVDGIKADYYGTPTPISQMASVAVPDSRTLTIQPWDKGGIALIEKAILKSDLGLTPVNDGKVVRIVMPPLTEERRKDLSKVARKYSEDAKVAVRNVRRDANDSLKKLEKDKVITEDDQKRATEDVQKLTDKYVADVDKKCAAKEKEIMEI
- the uppS gene encoding polyprenyl diphosphate synthase, which produces MTQQSTPPSGQPPSRTPDTDPAPQAGPPSELLPELLPTHLAIIMDGNGRWAQARNLPREAGHKAGAETVRAVVTECRKIGIRHLTLYTFSSENWNRPKTEISALFALLLDFLRQELPRLEEQGIALKVLGDLDGLPLAQRTALRHAIKRTAPGPHMTLNLALNYGSRAELVRAVRSFLREGAQPQDVTEESLAQHLYTAGQPDPDLLIRTSGEQRLSNYLLYQCAYSELYFTPTPWPDFDAAQLRLALEAYAARSRRFGKTQEQIDAH
- the pyrH gene encoding UMP kinase, which codes for MSPTYKRILLKLSGEALAGSNKTGIDPETVAEICREIGTVLAMGVEMALVIGGGNIFRGLSGSAKGMERSSADYMGMLATVLNALAVQDMLEKQGYPTRVLSAITMQEVCEPFIRRRALRHMEKGRVVICAAGTGNPYFTTDTTAALRGMELKCDAIIKATKVDGIYDKDPTKFSDAVKFETITYDETLSRHLGVMDATAFALVRDNNVPIIVCRMLGGDIRRAVMGESVGTTVRNA
- a CDS encoding phosphatidate cytidylyltransferase; translation: MPIEPTTNPIDFRRIITGVALAAVLMLVLWLRGWPLLFFILLVSALGLWEFYSLFWGPNGRISSRVCAIALGWGMLCLTWLHRPQDALVFLGAGFVLSAMSFLFRWDVLEEENAFVSSGIFMAGLAYVPLLLLPATYLSTTKLIFVIAAVAISDTAAYFVGTRFGHHKLWPRVSPKKSSEGAVGSLVACVIFCAVYGQIFGKTGWFSFALLGIAVNAFAQVGDLFESALKRSVNVKDSGHLLPGHGGVLDRADSLLFAMPMVAVVDQWFFFF